A genome region from Triticum aestivum cultivar Chinese Spring chromosome 2B, IWGSC CS RefSeq v2.1, whole genome shotgun sequence includes the following:
- the LOC123038974 gene encoding uncharacterized protein, with product MAANHHLRRLTSVSSPALSRLSKPPASPLLRPTFSSSAFLADQSAAAAGAAAAEKGEARSAMKEADEPQSGDASARKVGEEEDDGGLDLLLCPGLPHRCVLLLAAARRGRASAFDVVGLLVAILLTAHHCLVRLPARCRGGDGDLALRLLTAVAETHHRMAGASSTLSSARTLPR from the coding sequence ATGGCGGCcaaccaccacctccgccgcctCACCTCCGTGTCCAGCCCCGCTCTCTCCCGCCTCTCCAAGCCCCCTGCCTCGCCGCTCCTCCGCCCCACGTTCTCCAGCTCCGCTTTCCTAGCCGatcagtcggcggcggcggcgggcgccgctGCAGCCGAGAAGGGCGAGGCCCGGAGTGCCATGAAGGAGGCGGACGAGCCACAATCCGGTGATGCTAGCGCGAGGAAggtgggggaggaggaggatgacggCGGCCTGGACCTCCTCCTCTGCCCCGGCCTTCCCCACCGTtgcgtcctcctcctcgccgccgcacgCCGGGGGCGCGCCTCCGCATTTGATGTTGTCGGGCTCCTCGTCGCCATCCTGCTCACCGCGCATCACTGTCTGGTTCGGCTGCCCGCAAGATGCAGAGGAGGGGATGGCGACCTCGCCCTCCGCTTGCTCACTGCCGTGGCCGAGACACACCACCGCATGGCCGGGGCTTCCTCGACATTGTCATCGGCCCGGACGCTTCCTCGCTAG